A window of the Streptomyces sp. NBC_00250 genome harbors these coding sequences:
- a CDS encoding TetR/AcrR family transcriptional regulator has translation MAAATGTNTPRERYRAQVRAEITKRAWEQIATAGASALSLNAIAKQMGMSGPALYRYFASRDDLITELVREAYQSLADTLRTASAAGADLSGLAHALRDWALTDPQRYFLVYGTPIPGYHAPADTTALSSAIMTTLLDAVASLPGASATTAFGSYLEDHRNWAAGHPAPPGALHRFLTFWTRMHGVLSLELAGHFTGMDLDPALLFTAELDELLAPLP, from the coding sequence ATGGCCGCGGCGACGGGCACGAACACCCCACGGGAGCGCTATCGGGCCCAGGTGCGGGCGGAGATCACGAAACGCGCCTGGGAGCAGATCGCCACGGCGGGAGCCTCCGCTCTCTCCCTCAACGCGATCGCCAAGCAGATGGGCATGAGCGGACCCGCGCTCTACCGCTACTTCGCCAGCCGCGACGACCTGATCACCGAACTCGTCCGGGAGGCCTACCAAAGCCTCGCCGACACGCTCCGCACGGCCTCGGCCGCCGGTGCCGACCTCTCCGGACTCGCACATGCCCTGCGCGACTGGGCCCTGACGGACCCTCAGCGGTACTTCCTCGTCTACGGCACGCCCATACCCGGCTACCACGCGCCGGCGGACACCACCGCGCTCTCCTCCGCGATCATGACGACGCTGCTCGACGCGGTCGCGTCACTCCCCGGGGCGAGCGCCACGACCGCCTTCGGCAGCTACCTGGAGGACCATCGGAACTGGGCCGCCGGCCACCCCGCCCCGCCGGGGGCGCTCCACCGGTTCCTGACCTTCTGGACCCGCATGCACGGCGTCCTGTCGCTGGAACTCGCGGGCCACTTCACCGGCATGGACCTCGACCCGGCCCTGCTCTTCACGGCCGAACTGGACGAGCTGCTGGCACCCCTGCCCTGA
- a CDS encoding SRPBCC family protein has translation MSGTRSTGIRAALVTVPVVLGLLGTAAAPAGAAASVGSRAVGPHPAASLTCRGEGVVPDALVRHRTEIVINAPLRTIWKLQTDVERWPSWQAPVESVERLGHGPLRRGSAFRWTMPIPPIPSIPATSLEITSTVRQIEHHACIRWTGPAVGEGLRIDGVHVWNFTEVGGGVRVSTEETHTGPQVEADVPTANGLLREGLEAWLRDLKAAAEAPARGLPR, from the coding sequence ATGTCCGGCACCCGCAGCACCGGCATCCGCGCCGCTCTTGTCACCGTCCCGGTCGTCCTCGGCCTCCTCGGCACCGCCGCCGCGCCCGCCGGGGCTGCCGCGTCCGTCGGCTCCCGCGCCGTGGGGCCCCACCCCGCGGCTTCCCTTACCTGCCGAGGTGAGGGCGTCGTCCCCGACGCCCTCGTCCGCCACCGGACCGAGATCGTGATCAACGCCCCGCTGCGCACCATCTGGAAGCTGCAGACCGACGTGGAGCGCTGGCCGTCCTGGCAGGCCCCCGTCGAGTCCGTGGAGCGTCTCGGTCACGGCCCTCTCCGCAGGGGTTCGGCTTTCCGGTGGACGATGCCGATCCCGCCCATCCCCTCGATTCCAGCCACCAGCCTGGAGATCACCTCGACCGTCCGGCAGATCGAGCACCATGCGTGCATCCGCTGGACCGGCCCCGCGGTCGGCGAAGGGCTGCGCATCGACGGCGTCCACGTCTGGAACTTCACCGAGGTCGGGGGAGGTGTACGGGTCAGCACCGAGGAGACCCACACCGGCCCCCAGGTCGAGGCGGACGTTCCCACCGCGAACGGGCTTCTCCGCGAGGGCCTCGAAGCGTGGCTGCGGGACCTGAAGGCCGCCGCCGAAGCCCCTGCCCGCGGCCTGCCGCGCTGA